In Pirellula sp. SH-Sr6A, the DNA window CTGTGCCAACACCGCGGCCAGTGGAATACCATTGAATTGGACATCGATCTTCGTTTTCGATAATTTGCTCCGCAAGGCATCCGCGAGCTTCATCTCCTCCTGATCCAGTTCTCCATCCAACCAACCCGGAAGAGGTCCCTGCACTTGCCAGGCTGTTGTTTTGGTGGGTACAGGGGTAGTGCGTGCGGTCGCGGTTTTATCGGGCATTTGCGGAGCCCCGGGGCCGAAGGGATCCAACGTAGCGGAAGGCTCCCCAACCCCACTTTCGTTAGGCACCCCATTCTGCGAATTGGCGTTCGCCTCCTGTGCGATCGAGATGGTCGTCGGCTCATCACCGGTAAAGGCGTCGCCCGTATTCGCGCTCGCGATGGATACCTTCCCGGACTCCCCCTGCGCAGGAAGACTAAGGGGAATCGACGCGACTCCCAGCAATGTGATCACGGCGACCGCGCCGCTCCAAACCAACGGTGATTGCAAAGCAGACCATTTCATAATCAATTCTCCTTGGACGAGACGTTGAAGAGTAGAAGAGGAAACCAAGCCGTCCGGCGAGGTAGGATCGTGCGAGTTTGTCGGATAGGTGTTCCAAAAAAGGTGCAACCATTGGTTCATTTCCGATGCGGTCGCAGCGGCGGGAATCGTTGTGATGGCTGCGAGGGATGCGCTGATACTGACACCGCGCAGTGCCAATCGAGATCGAAGATGCATTTTGCCCCTTTTGATGCGACCTTCGACGGCGCTCACCGACAATTGCATCGAATCGGCAATTTGGGGAACGGATCGCCCCGCGTAGTAGTGCTCGATGATGGGGGACCGAAGCGATTCGGGCAGGAGCTTTAATTCCTCATCGAGCACCTCGAGTTGCAGACGCATTGCCAGCGCTTCGAAAGGTCGTACCGCGTCATCGGAGTCTGGATTGGGGACGTCCCCCGGCGTCATTGCTTCGCGCCGCGAGCATTCCTGCAGTCGAGTCTGCCGTATCCTTTTCGCGACACGATACGCGACTCCGAATACAAAACTGCTGAGCGACGCACGTTTGCGAATTCGAGGGATCGACTGAAGCAAGACGATGAATGTCGCTTGGTAGGCCTCCTCGCGATCCGAGCTGCCTCGCAACCAACGGGAAAGAATCTTGCAGACCATCGGGCTATGTCGTCGAACGATCGCCTCCATCGCATCGCGCGACCCGGTGCGTACCACGATGTTGCATAACTCTTCGTCGGATGCCTCCGCCCAATAATATTGCGTATCCAGCGATACCGAACTCGGGTCGGGTAGCGTCGATGGCGTGGATAGAGGCAATGAGGAGTATCTGTTGCGTGATGTCATTTCGATTCTTCTCTTCACTGGGATGAGTTAAATCTATTAGTGCACGAATCACGCTTGCCCAGGCGAGGAAAATGAGAATTTTCTTTCGAGCCCCAATACGATCTCAATCCAGCAGGGGCTCGCGTTTATCTCGCGCGTTGTGAGAAGCCCTGCGAAGAGTGCGTGTGACGCAAGATTTGCAGAAAAAACGCGAAACGTAGTTCGATGCAGAAACGAAAAAGGCCTTACAGCTATCTGATCACGCCCGAAATTCAGATAACCGCAAGGCCTATGCCCTTATGTTAGGCGGCACCTAACTGGAAGGCAAGCGATTGGTGGAAGTATTTTTAAAATCCGATGAACAAAACGCGCACTAAAGCCCTAGAAGTTCAGCCTACCGTCCACTTCTGCTGTTAGACGCCAGGATTTCCCTGACAACTGTGTCAATCTGCGTCAGCCATTTCTTTGGCGTGGTACGACGATCTTACAAACGGGCCTGAAGCCACCCGCTTGAATCCCATGCCTTTGGCGAGTCCTCGTAGCTCTTCGAACTCATCGGGGTGGACATAGCGTTCGACCGGCAAGTACTTGGGGCCTGGCTGCAAGTATTGCCCCAGAGTGAGGAAGTCGCAATCGACCCTTCTCAAGTCCGCCAAACAATCGAGAAGTTCCTCGCGTGTCTCCCCCAGCCCGAGCATCAATCCACTCTTGGTCTTGATCGCCGGATTCGATCGTTTGATATGTTGCAGCAATTCCAATGTCCAAGCGTAATCGCTCTTGGGCCCACGTACGCGCCGATAGAGGCGTGGAACCGTCTCCATATTGTGATTGAATACTTCCGGCGCTGCCTCGATAACCCGATCGAGCCCGTGCTTATGGCGTACAAAATCGGGGGTTAGCACTTCGATTGTTGCGCCCGTTTTCTCGCGTACCGCGAGAACGCATTGGTAAAAGTGTTCCGCTCCGCCATCCGGTAGATCGTCTCGCGTGACCGAAGTGATCACCACGTGCCGCAGCCCCAACCGATGAGCCGCTTCTGCGACACGGTCCGGTTCATCCAACTCCAGCTCCTCTGGCTTGCCTCGCTGCACGGCACAGAATCCGCAGGGCCTGGTGCAGACATTGCCTAGAATCATGAACGTTGCTGTTTTTTGTGAATAGCATTCCATGCGATTTGGGCACTTCGCATTCTCGCACACCGTCTCCAGTTTCAACTCGCTCAGCAACCCCGAGGTAAATCGATTATCGTTCCCCTTAGGCACTTCGCGTCGCAACCAAGATGGCAACCGCCTGCTGGGCTCAAAGGTCGGAGCGGTCATGCACCCCATGGATGGAGAATCGGCGGACTCCGCGCTGCTGTTCGATTGAATGACCGGCAGTTCCATATTGTCAAGGATCTTTCTGATGGACGGGTTCTCGTCGGCTGTCACCGACCACTGTACCAAGCGGCGTTTATTTTTCCAGTTGTAACCGAGAAGGTTCCATTCTCGTAACTTGGACGGCGACGTTCCCAAAGGTGCTGCCCCCTCCCAAATCGGTCAACCTCTCACTCGTAATATCGTTAAGGCTTTTGCGATCCGGGGCAAGTTTGGGCCACCATTGTCCGAGAGCCACCACCACTCCCTCTTTGGCTTCGTCGCTCACCCGAACCCGCCGAACGATCGAACCGGTCGGGCTCGACACCGTTGCTCTCTCTCCATCCACGATTCCCCGCGCCAACGCATCCGCAGGGTGGATGACCATTTGCGGTTCTCCCCCAGCTAATTTCAGGATGCTGGCGACATTCCCCATCGACGTGTTCAAAATGTGACTTCCCGGCGGGGAAATCAGTCGCAACGGAAAAGAGTCGCTGAGCTGCTCTTCAAACTCCAGTTGCGCAGGGGGAGGAGAAAACCGAATTTTACGGTCGGGGAAGTGACTTCCATCAGCATAAGGCCGAAACTCGCTCGGAAACTGAAGCTTGATCGACTTTTCGCTCTTCAACCGCTCCGCATCGATACCTGCCAACCAAGGATTCGAACTGGCTAGCAATGCCTTCAAGATCTGATCCCGATCCATCTCAAACGGCCTCACCTCGATATCCATCGCCCCTGCAATCTTTCTAAAGATCCAG includes these proteins:
- a CDS encoding RNA polymerase sigma factor encodes the protein MTSRNRYSSLPLSTPSTLPDPSSVSLDTQYYWAEASDEELCNIVVRTGSRDAMEAIVRRHSPMVCKILSRWLRGSSDREEAYQATFIVLLQSIPRIRKRASLSSFVFGVAYRVAKRIRQTRLQECSRREAMTPGDVPNPDSDDAVRPFEALAMRLQLEVLDEELKLLPESLRSPIIEHYYAGRSVPQIADSMQLSVSAVEGRIKRGKMHLRSRLALRGVSISASLAAITTIPAAATASEMNQWLHLFWNTYPTNSHDPTSPDGLVSSSTLQRLVQGELIMKWSALQSPLVWSGAVAVITLLGVASIPLSLPAQGESGKVSIASANTGDAFTGDEPTTISIAQEANANSQNGVPNESGVGEPSATLDPFGPGAPQMPDKTATARTTPVPTKTTAWQVQGPLPGWLDGELDQEEMKLADALRSKLSKTKIDVQFNGIPLAAVLAQISDQIGVDVYADEKSLEGQGVAVDEPVLLHFRNQVSVRDALTLLLSPLGLTYNIRHGMIVVTSRDDEKQSVRTYDLSYILPDSSTVHELMSVIRTSVQPDVWDLGGGTSTLGVFGSMLVVNANELTHHDLERLLRELARQNRSHIQPAPPAPVPLYGPMGGMGGGMGGMFGGAM
- the lipA gene encoding lipoyl synthase — translated: MGCMTAPTFEPSRRLPSWLRREVPKGNDNRFTSGLLSELKLETVCENAKCPNRMECYSQKTATFMILGNVCTRPCGFCAVQRGKPEELELDEPDRVAEAAHRLGLRHVVITSVTRDDLPDGGAEHFYQCVLAVREKTGATIEVLTPDFVRHKHGLDRVIEAAPEVFNHNMETVPRLYRRVRGPKSDYAWTLELLQHIKRSNPAIKTKSGLMLGLGETREELLDCLADLRRVDCDFLTLGQYLQPGPKYLPVERYVHPDEFEELRGLAKGMGFKRVASGPFVRSSYHAKEMADAD